Proteins encoded in a region of the Salvelinus sp. IW2-2015 linkage group LG27, ASM291031v2, whole genome shotgun sequence genome:
- the LOC111953512 gene encoding transcriptional repressor NF-X1 produces MNREHRKLVHELAEAYNVESVSYDSEPKRNVVITAIRGKSACPNSTLTSLMERDTGVPRAPPPIAHIKHSSKADSVSSWSKAVKEEPVIDYFDVQD; encoded by the exons ATGAACCGGGAGCACAGGAAGCTAGTCCACGAGCTGGCCGAGGCCTACAACGTGGAGAGTGTGAGCTACGACAGCGAGCCCAAACGCAACGTAGTCATCACCGCCATCAG GGGGAAGTCTGCCTGTCCTAACTCAACCCTGACCTCCCTGATGGAGCGAGACACTGGGGTCCCGAGGGCTCCTCCACCCATTGCCCATATCAAACATAGCAGCAA GGCTGACAGTGTGAGCAGCTGGTCCAAGGCAGTCAAAGAAGAGCCGGTGATCGACTACTTCGATGTCCAGGATTAA